Within Vicia villosa cultivar HV-30 ecotype Madison, WI linkage group LG1, Vvil1.0, whole genome shotgun sequence, the genomic segment TGCTCCCTTTCAGAGTCTCTAAGCCATGTATGTGCCTGCCGATATTGTAAGAATCAGTTAAACTCAACATAAAAACCTAATATGATATCAGAGCTTATCGATTATTGATCTGAGTAGAAAAAAAAGGCTATGCAAAATTATCTAACCTTAAGGTATACATCTATTGCATGGTATATGCCATCATCAAGGGGCCTAGCATAATCAGGAACAGCCACAGCAAGTGCCTGAAATTTAGACAAGTTCAGATTAGTATCTGAAGCGACTTCGGCGAGATATCCATCTACCAAGGAAGCGACCATTGTCATCGGTGTCAACGTATCAACGCCAGATATCAATGCACCAACTTCAGTTATACAAGGAGAAGCTGCCACCGACGCGGGCTGGTAAATAGACATAAAATGATCAAGAATCCTCTGAATACAATCGATATCATATAGTGTCTCGACCGAGTATCCCATATTCGGAATTAGTAGATCCACAAGTGAAGCTTGGTCTAGTTGAGCTCCAACTCTTTTCTCTAAATTCTCTTTACATGATGGACTAGCATGTAATATCATGGCGGTTCGAAGTAGCCGAAGGAGATGTTTAGAAGATGTGACACCTCTCTTATTAGGAAGCAACTCAACAATCTCTTCTAGTAAACCTCTTTGATCAGCTTCTGTAGTTGTAGGAATTGTTGCATGGCTTGTATCCTTGAAACTTGATTGTCTATTCATTAATGGAAGAAACCGTCTAAGATAATATATAAGAGATGCAGCAACAGTTTCAGATTTCATTCCATTGGATTCAATAGCTAAAATCAATCTTTTATACAATGGTAAACTCAAATAAGACACATCATAGTACCACCAATTATCACCAACATTTTGCCGCTTACTACtctccaaagaaacctcattcaaaaCCTCATTTTGTTCGTCTTGATTACGACCGGTCTGAGGCCAATTAAGCAATTCTGGATCGGAACACGCCTTCATTGCCAAGGAATCAATGCATCTCGAAACAATATGGAGGTCTTCTGCAAAGTTTTGCACTTCCTCGCATGTTTCGAGAGCTTTAATTGAATCGGGCCAATTGCTAAAAACTTCATTGAGAAAGGATTCTGTGTATCCTATAAGATTATTTTCGCCGTAGTTTTCGGTCATTTGGAGATACTCTGCTGCACATCTTAGACTAACTACATTCAATGATGTGATTTCGAGTTTTACGCCGTAGCAAAACTTTGTTATTAGCTCAAAAGTTTTTGCTCCACCAGGAACATCATGAAGGTGTAAAACACAATCATCATTTGATGATTCTGCAATCAATTTCTTTAGTAGTCCACTTCTAGAAAGCAATGGAAACTGCAtcaaaatcatgatttaataaataaaaaattgaaaaaaaattatttttgaaacaaCAAGTTTATATGCAATAAAAGTACCTTATGGAGGAGAAACGAAATTTCACCAACTTCAATGGTAACATCACTTGGAAGTCCTGTTGTACAAACCCTTAATGCAAAACAAGATTAATGTCAATTATTATCcaataaataagaaaatttgTAATTGAAAAGAATATGAAATGAGATTCAAAAGGTTATATTTGGTATAAGAACATCAACATGATGCAACAACAACATGAAGAACAAAACACACATAATGTTAATGTGATATGTGATATGTTATGTATAAGATAAGGATCCATATATGCTGACCATGTTTGGCCTTCACGACGAAAAGCTTCAGGTTTTGATCCGAGTTTCATGAATGCCATtacatgaatatttatttatttatttggagattattttgttgaagattggttGAAGAAATCACAGGTTTTGAAATGAGaggagaaaagagaaagagaaagatggaaGTGAATTATGTGACATGCTCCACACATTCACAACTGATGACTCAAACAACGACAAAACCGGTTATGTGTATTTTCTAtgtcaattttattattattattattattattattattattattattattattattattattattagacgtctacccgtgcatcgcacggagaagttatatttaattaataataaatgtaAAATCTGCATAAAAGTAATCTATAAATTTAATAGATATATTACCTAAAATTTAATAGAAATAAAAGagagtaaaataaatataaaaatagaataaaaataataagtgaGTAATGTTTGAGTTTAAGGTAAATGATATAAATGTAATATTGATAGTGAaagtttgattaaaaaaaagaaatagatcagtaatagttattttaaattttgaaacacTTCTTTGTAAACGACATTTAATGTGTTATTTGTATCTTGACCCTCATTCATATTTATCAATAACTTCAAAATGATCCTTGATGTAACTCTTGAAATCGCAACATATAATTGTCCATGTGAGAAAACAGATTGTGGAAGATAAACTCCAACATGCTTCAAAGATTGTCCTTGACTTTTATTAATAGTCATTGCAAATGAAATGACTAAATGGAATTGTCTCCGTTGAAATTTAAAAGGAATTCTTGGATCAGAAGGTGTCAATAACAACCTAGGTATATAAACCTTATTACCAATATTTCTTCCCGATAGAATCCTTCCTTCAAGAGCATATTTTCCCATTTTTGTGATGATAAGTCGAGTTCCATTGCATAACCCATAAGATTGACCTATATTTCTCAATAACATTACAGGTACTCCAACCTTGAGTTTCAACTCGTGATTTGGAAGGCCAGATGCATTAATCAGTGTTTAAAAATTCAGGTGTGTGTACATCATTAGGCACATTTATATTTGGTTTCGCCAAGTATGGAGTGTCAAAACTTAGATATATTTTTAACTAAGTGGGAATCAATGATAACATGTAGTCATTAATGTTATCAACAATATCATTTTTTGGGGCTAGTATAGCTCTGTCTTGAAAAAAAGTTGGATCATTCATGTTATCCAAAAATGATGGATAAATGCTATGAACAATAGATGAAATAGAATCAATTGAACTTTTGATGAGTAAATCATTTGGAATTTCAAGTGTGATATCGTCATCACCTTGTTCTCCAATTGTTCCATCACCAATCCCTAACACCCAATCTGAAAACAATTTTCTTTGTCTAACATCAACATCATGACTCCCAGTAAGTAGCCTCATATTTGTATGCAACGTCAGGATTTCACAATAATTCCAAAGATATGAGGAGTTAATGGTAGCATGGACCACATCTTGTTTTGTTGCTTTAAGAATAACTGGTAGAATTTGTCTGAAGTCTCCTCCAAAAACAATAACCTTTCCTCCAAAAGGAAATTTAAATTCCCATTATTACAAAAGCGAAGAACATCTCTGAAAGTTCTATCAACAGCTTCAAAATAATGCTTATGGAGCATTGGTGCTTCATCCCATATAATGAGTTTTGTTTTTGGTATCAATTGTGCCAAAGGGGTATTTTGATCAATACCGCAAGTGGAATACTCATCAATGTCTAGGGGTATAGAGAATCTTGAATGGATTGTTCTTCCTCCAGGAATAAGCAAAGCAGCAATTCCACTCGATGCCACTGTTAACACAATATCTCCTTTAGATCTTAATGCTGCTGACATAGCCCTCCAAATGTAAGTTTTTCCAGTACCACCATACCCATATAGGAAAAAATGCCTGGTTTATTATCTTCAACTCGTGCCATAATTTTGTCATATACTATTCTCTGTTCAATAGTCATAGTTGACATCAATTGAGTATGTCCTATAGCCAAAAATTTTCTATCATAATTTAACTCATCATAAATGAGTCTATTTTGGCTTTCAGATGTAAGAGATGCATCTATTTGAGGTATTGTGGAAAAATCACTTAAACTTCTATTATTGCTTTGTGAAAATGATTGGAGATCTTGTAATACTAAATTTTTTATGTCATCATCTGATAATTCCAAATCtgccataataattaaataaatttagcaGCATACGCTGATTAGATAAAAAGTGTATATTAACCAACTTAGTCTTTCATGTAAAAAATTAGAATATATATTCTATATAGAATTACCTGGAAATTGAAGAATGAGTCTTTGCCTATGCAAGATGTCATCACCTAAATACTGCCATGTTTTGTGCCAAACATCTTCTGGTCTGGATagttgtttttaaattaaaagggTTGCAAATAATTTTCGCAAAAAAGTACATGTACCCCAATTGCTGAACTCTATAATGAC encodes:
- the LOC131621770 gene encoding BTB/POZ domain-containing protein At5g03250-like, with protein sequence MTENYGENNLIGYTESFLNEVFSNWPDSIKALETCEEVQNFAEDLHIVSRCIDSLAMKACSDPELLNWPQTGRNQDEQNEVLNEVSLESSKRQNVGDNWWYYDVSYLSLPLYKRLILAIESNGMKSETVAASLIYYLRRFLPLMNRQSSFKDTSHATIPTTTEADQRGLLEEIVELLPNKRGVTSSKHLLRLLRTAMILHASPSCKENLEKRVGAQLDQASLVDLLIPNMGYSVETLYDIDCIQRILDHFMSIYQPASVAASPCITEVGALISGVDTLTPMTMVASLVDGYLAEVASDTNLNLSKFQALAVAVPDYARPLDDGIYHAIDVYLKAHTWLRDSEREQLCRLMNCQKLSLEASSHAAQNERLPLRVIVQVLFFEQLRLRTSISGWFFVSENLENSQNSSGNLGLPKTCQPDSAERTENVRERLLELEKECSGIRKELQKLNKTKKSWSIFPKKFGFRRKTEYSNSKESDNVNTSSSTNENQNHESS